The genomic segment aaaaaccctaACCCCTTCAATTATTAACATCTCTCACTAAATTATCATGACTCGTCTCTCTAGATTCCTTCTAACCACCACCAACTCTACCTCTATAATATCCGGTGCGGCGGATCAGGCGGCGGATTCATATCCGCCGTCCGATCCGCCGGCGGCAGGAGAATCCGACTTCGTCGTGATTCTCGCCGCGCTACTCTGCGCGGTAATCTGTGTCTCCGGTCTTATTGCAGTTGCACGTTGCACTTGGCTACGACGTAGCAATGACACGCCGGAAAATGATAATTCACCAACTATGGTGAAGAAGAATAAAggattgaagaagaaagttttGAAGAGCTTACCGAAATTCAAGTATGATCCAACGGCGAGTTTTGGTGGTGGTACGGAGTGTGCAATTTGTTTGTTAGAGTATGTTGAAGGAGATGAGATACGAGTGTTGCCGAATTGTGGACATAGGTTTCATTTACAGTGTGTTGACACGTGGCTTGTGTCGAATTCGTCGTGTCCTACGTGTCGGCAGATACTAGTTGTTGCTCGTGCTCCGTGCCGGAAGTGCGGCGAGGTTCCGGCAATGGCCGGCGGATTCTCCGGCAACGGTGGTGGTTCGATTATAACACCGGCGGTGGAATCTCGGACTTGTGCTAGTACAAGTAACTATTTGCTGTAAGCCGGGGAGCAATTATTATGTGTTTTATGAGACATGTGAACCTATGCAACACtaaattttttatgtatatagttTGTAGAACTGATCTGATATTATCTACTAGGAGACATGATATAAAAAGTCTTAATGGTACGCTTGGCTGAAAACTAAGTTTTCGTACTTGGTGCTGGAAGTGCGGTGAGTTTCTGCGATGTCTGGCAAATCCTCCGATGATGGTCCGATTACTACTAAAAATGTGCCGATTACGTGGGGATTTTACTTGGGAAATTTTTTCCTTTAGTAAGTTTCTACGGATTTTCATGGAGAATTCTTATCATTCCGAAAATCTAAAATGTTTACATGCGGATAATTTTCCCAGATAAATTTAGCTGCAACACAATACCAGGATTTAGAgtccgtttggattggcttataagttgcttataagctgttttagcatttttgagtgtttgactgGTCAGtttaaaatcattttgtgcttaaaataagtttaaaaaattaattgggtcAGTTTAGCTTAACTTATTTAAAGCAATttataaatcaaaaaaataagttggggtaaaaaaaaaaagtaagttgGACTATTCCAACAgtttataatttgttttttttaagctcatccaaacaggctcttactTGGGAAAATAAATCTACAAGTACCAATTTCTTAGGTAAATTCGTAAATTTGGAGTCACTTAGCCTCAACATAATATCTGAGGATAGGtaaattgaacaaaaaataaattaaaaatcaatcTCTTTGTATATTTGCAAGAAATTTTCCATGTAAGTGTACTTAGAAATTTTGTTGGGAATTATTTCTTGGGCTAGTACAAGTAATTATTTGGTCCAAGGGATAAGTAACGGAGTTAACACGCAAAAAGTAGCCGACCATAATTGTAACTGTAACTTGGAAACGGACTTCTGTCAGGTGTTGGATGGGGGCCCCACATGAGGTCGACGGATAAGGATGAACAATGTTTTCCATGTGATTATGATGGGAGTGTAGAAGGTAACAAAAATGTAATTATAGCTATTGGAGAAATCGAAGAAAGTTGAGGAGttgggtgaaaaaaaaaaattatattgctTTAATGCCGatctctaccttaaggtagagttttggctTATGTCTGATTTGCCTTAGGCTGAAGGTAAAATTTTGCCTTAAGTAGAACTGATTTGATATTATCTGCTAGGAAACATGATATAAAAAGTCTTAATGGTACGCTTGGCTGAAAGCCACGCCAACATAATATCTGAGGTTTTAattggaaaatgaaaatgatcTACAAGAATCAGTTTCCTAGGTAAATCCGGAGGGAAATTGaacaaaaaagtaattaaaaatcAATCTCTTTGTATATTTGCAAGAAATTTTCCATTTAAGTGTGCTTGTAAATTTTGTTGGAAATTTTTTCTTGAGTCCGGAACAAAAAtggcttaaaaaaaatttttttgaaccaaaatagcccaacaaaaaaaaaagttaccaatGTACCTTTAGCgcgattttattttattgcgctaaagcacttaacaaCGCTTGTTAAGTCTTTAGCGTAGAAAAATGCTTCTAAAAAAGTTGTGTTCTCTCTCCTCATAACGCAAAGGTATTTTAATGCGTTATAGATAGATGGATTTTAGGCATTATTTTCTTTGCTATAAGTAGTCgttatttttcatttcactcctttttatgtagtttagccgtatattaatcatgctttgataTAAAActtcatattttatatagaaccctacttatatttgtacaattaataagataggctcaatacataaagaatacgcaatactttggattgtcgttttagtggttgaaaagtctTCAAgtctttttgtttgaagacttttagtcattagctttacgttatttatcttttagggtttcgtcttatttttaaattaatgcttaactttatttcgaacgtgtcagtttttttttttatcaatttaagatgtgaaactataaataataataaaaactaagataatatatataaatatgcaaaaaatatataatatttacgataaattgtatatacactatcgtggatgggtcccacatgtagtacgccggagactatccctaggcctaaggcttatgccatccccaccgccctcgccatcgtctccatcgtCCTTCTCCTTAATAACCGGacgctccaagtcatgatcatctctCTTCCCCCAGCTTTCAATCGCCCTGACTAAACGTGCTTCTTCGTAGGATCTGTTCCGCCGGCACGCTCGTAACCTCGGCCGAGCTAGGTTCAGAGACTCAACCACTTCCTCGTCGGAGTCGCCACCTCGGTATTTCGAAGGATGAACccgaaaagtatataataattagtaccatttcttatttatattgaatacattaacgttatttatttaatcaaacttgTGTGTCAACGGGCGCCTGAGTAGGCTCCCGAGATGGGTCTGTAGGCTCCTCAGATGGGTgtggtggtgaatatgaggtagtctctGACGAGAGATCGTTTCGAAGTCCAaataaaggttataaaaattaaataaatatttaccttatattgaataaaagtagttttaagtaaaaaacttaCATGCGCCTCAGtagtctcatgagaagacacctctGCCTCGGCGGAGTTGAATTTAAATGCTCCCGAATGGGTCGCTCCCTGTGGACCCGGGcgtcgaatcctaaaatatcaaaataacgaaataataagtaacatacatatttaaaataagtactttaaataatcaaatatatatattaaatattgaccttatgttgaataaaagaaattttaataaaaagcttacaCGTGGCTCGGTGGTCATATGGGAAGACACCGTAGCTCGACGAGACCCATGAGAAAACGCGAGTGGGTGGCTTTGGTGGACACCATTTGCGaatctaaaatataaaatattactaaataatgagtaatatatatatatatatatatatatatatatatttaaataaataatttaaatgaacaaataagcattttaaatactaacGGGATCAAAAAGCTTCATTGAAGTCAAGAATCATGGGtccctctaaattcctcacGTGCCGCTCATGCGACTAATGAAGCGCGTAACGCCGCCCGATCAACGTTATCACGCTCACCATGCATGCGATCGGCTCGGGCGCGGTGGACGACCGAGGTATCTCAAAGAAGCAAGAAATACGGCCAGAACGTAGGTGAGTCCCCCGAGGTGGCACCTCCACTGAACGACGCGGATGGACTAGGCCGTGAACGCTCTGGAATGGGGATTCGGCCTCATCCGCCCCCCATCTACTGCAGATGGTGTCCTCCCACCACCGGTGTCCTCGGCAAGAGCACCGCGGCCTACGCGCATGGCGTCCCCGGCAGCACGACGTCCTCAAGACCGGCACGGCTCTCCCTTCAGGGAGCACCCGGCCTCTGCCGCGCCGGCTCGATAGGGGCGGCCTCCGAATAGTTCCTCCATGCGCCTAATCTCGCACACTGTGATACCATCCCTCGATATCCGTACCATCTCCGTCGCAAGCCGCCGAAGCCCGAGTGGCAAGGCGTATGCGCATAACCCCCAACATGCGTAACGTCGTACGGCCACGACCGCATTTGTGTTCCAcgtaaaaaaaaagttatttttttaaaacgtaacatTCGAATgcgattaaataaatctaaatacgataaacttaccaatgcctcgtCTTGCCGACGAGTGCGGTATCTACGTCCCTCGGGGGACGCAAAAGGCTGGGTTGCCCGTCAATCGGCATGTGATGCGATGATACCGAGCGCATGTATCTTTGAATGGGAGTCAAATAGGCGACGACGACTAAAGTATGACTTGTTCTCCCAACGGTGGGCGAACATGCATGAAAGCCGGAAAAATCATCATCAATGACGGCCGTCGTCCGGCGGTAGTGTCGAACTCGCAACGGACGTGAGGGGTATCTCTGTGTATGTGGCCCCGTAAGTAAGACACGGCTGAGCATGTGCTCCTGCGATGTCGGTGTATCCCGGACAGCGACGTCAAACCCCACGACGCCTGCGGGCGGCGGGCCATCGCGCGCGTACGGCGTCGTATAAATAAGTGCATGCGTATACGTACAAATCGGTGATCCACCAGTCGAAAGAcgtttaataaaattattaatgtaaatttaaattgttttaccCGCGTCGTCAGTCATCATGTGATCAAGGTCCGGAATGGTAGAATCACGCTGGTGCGTATCCACGTCCCAATCAAAACCATTTGTCCCCTCCTCGCATAAGGCATGTCAATGTCGAGGTGATCTTTTAGGTACGGTGAAAAGGCGACATCCTCTCCCCATAGCGTACGagcgatattagaaaatacgatttttaagtcatttttCAAGAGTTTTGTCTATATTAAAGGAACTTAAAATATTACACAGGAGAATAgcaaaaaatccacacacatACGCGACAACTCCAATAGACGCTTGTAGCATGCATCGTAAGATACGCCAAAACGACCCCACCCATTGTAGTCTCCCGGGCGGTCCGGATGCTTCGAGAAAAACAAATAACGTAAACTGACAAAGGCACCGATGGTCGGGGAACAAGATGCCCGGAATATAATAAGCGGATACAAACGGCATGACGATCGACGGCGTCTGCGGGGTGCGCCGTCATCAGCCAGGATCAAGACCACCAAAAGTGCGGGGTGCACTGTCAGAACCGAGCTGCGTCACGGAAATCGGCACACGGGCAACGGGCAGTGGGTGAGCCCTAGTCACACCTTCGCCAGCGTCGACCGGAGAGAGGCTCGTACGAGTGTATAATGGCTCTCCGTCTACTCGCGATTCAAATAGGACCTCCGCGTCACgaagtgtaatcgtggcctcgccggtgcgaagatggaaggtatgtgtctcGGCCTCATGCTCGGCCATAGGTTGTGATGAGCGCCCGAATCATCTTGTACtcgaccaacggacacgcaacGGTAGATGCGCCCGAAACAATATCTCAGAGACTCGGGGTGTGGGAGGTGCTCGCGTAAAAGAAGAGCTGCGGCCTACGGGGGCGGAGCCAGTAGATATCACATGAGTGCGGCCAATAATAAGTCGATCTATGATTGTCTTGTAAAGGCAATGCGATCTATCGAGAGGGTCCGGGTGAACGAGAGGGGGCCCAGCGTGAGCATCGGGCCCCCAGGGAACATCGGGCCCGGAaacattcggatccatgaaaAAGTCCCGTataaaactaaattagtcattattcttgaaatgaaagataaattatattaactaattaataatttgtaaggaatatgtgaattatgtagtattatatcttgtgaataattaacatggatatgcgataaatttaatatgtgatagtaaggacacatatgtgatggcaaagactttttgAGAATCAtcttaagttaattagtttgagaaTCGAAATTCGGCgataatatttgtttagaactctattttgaatatgtgatatatttttagttgaccaaataaCCAACACGGCTACgataaaattagactaaaaaGTATATTAAGTCGACCACATATTTTCTACAtactttacatttttatcgttaacttatgtatttatgaaaaaagtactttaactattcttttttggataatttttttttatttaacatatatatattcacgcttttaaaattatatagataacaattcataatcatttacaacttatacGGATGGTTGATTCAAtgctattgtattatattatgttgttaatttaaatacaatgtttgttttgattgttacttttttagataatctttacatttttatcgttaacttatgtatttatgaaaagaagaactttaactattcttttttagataatcttttttatttaacatat from the Lycium ferocissimum isolate CSIRO_LF1 chromosome 11, AGI_CSIRO_Lferr_CH_V1, whole genome shotgun sequence genome contains:
- the LOC132036895 gene encoding RING-H2 finger protein ATL8-like, with the protein product MTRLSRFLLTTTNSTSIISGAADQAADSYPPSDPPAAGESDFVVILAALLCAVICVSGLIAVARCTWLRRSNDTPENDNSPTMVKKNKGLKKKVLKSLPKFKYDPTASFGGGTECAICLLEYVEGDEIRVLPNCGHRFHLQCVDTWLVSNSSCPTCRQILVVARAPCRKCGEVPAMAGGFSGNGGGSIITPAVESRTCASTSNYLL